Proteins encoded in a region of the Rutidosis leptorrhynchoides isolate AG116_Rl617_1_P2 chromosome 9, CSIRO_AGI_Rlap_v1, whole genome shotgun sequence genome:
- the LOC139868084 gene encoding uncharacterized protein — translation MSTNGGYLCAAWPAKDDILTDEHQQNSDHAFFIKLTFLSTSRRTIKELFVPRHEDRRHLAMDEWNSVRHLLNEMDMPLNAFAEIMMQISVCAILMVNDPANVGRLVLPMEVFVSMEEEEVVEGAGDGGNTVEVVVENTKVCSVCLLEMEVGSVASQLPCMHEFHVNCIGIWFACNRSCPMCRRRLD, via the coding sequence ATGTCCACCAACGGTGGCTATCTTTGTGCTGCTTGGCCGGCAAAAGATGATATCCTTACAGATGAGCATCAACAAAACTCCGACCACGCCTTCTTTATAAAACTGACATTTTTATCTACTTCTAGAAGAACAATCAAAGAGTTGTTTGTCCCCAGACATGAAGATAGGAGACACCTCGCCATGGACGAATGGAACAGTGTCCGACATCTCCTAAATGAGATGGATATGCCACTTAATGCTTTTGCAGAGATAATGATGCAGATTTCGGTTTGTGCTATTTTAATGGTGAATGATCCGGCTAATGTAGGGCGGTTGGTGCTCCCAATGGAAGTTTTTGTATCAATGGAGGAAGAAGAAGTGGTGGAAGGTGCTGGTGACGGTGGGAACACGGTGGAGGTTGTGGTAGAGAACACGAAGGTGTGTTCTGTTTGTTTATTGGAGATGGAAGTTGGATCTGTGGCGAGTCAGCTTCCATGCATGCATGAATTTCATGTCAATTGTATCGGTATATGGTTTGCTTGTAATCGTTCTTGTCCAATGTGTCGTCGCCGCTTAGATTAA